The following coding sequences are from one Armatimonadota bacterium window:
- a CDS encoding MFS transporter, producing the protein MCPSSSPRSSDGSALPLGAAPAGRVPVYAPLRHRDFRLMWTGLLISNTGSWMQFVALGYLVDRLTRDPLYLGLLAAVQAAARILAAPVGGAMADRMDRRRLLLTTNLVLMASAALLAALTAAGTIRLWQILALAALNSLVQAFDMPARHSLVPLLVEEREVLTAVTLNSVAFNGSAVFGPSLGGVVISAVGEAGCFVLNAVSFLAVLAAVRAMAFPPHPAAAGRLADDMAEGVRLVREHRRLAVLLAAVAVVSFFGRPYVRLMPAFAREQLRVGATALGLLQAAPGVGTVLAALLVGRLAAGGTGALLASAALAFGFLVTVFGLCSTLPAALGVLVLVGAAQALALSAANALVQLATPPEARGRIMGLYSMVAFGGFALGSLPVGALASAIGVGPALSAGGVAVMLATLALAPRLRAQSARSAQSAQSTRSSGFSD; encoded by the coding sequence TTGTGTCCATCGTCATCGCCCCGCTCCTCTGACGGTTCCGCCCTGCCCCTCGGCGCCGCCCCGGCGGGCCGCGTCCCGGTCTACGCGCCCCTGCGCCACCGCGACTTCCGGTTGATGTGGACGGGCCTGCTGATCTCCAACACCGGATCGTGGATGCAGTTCGTGGCCCTGGGGTACCTGGTGGACCGCCTCACCCGCGATCCGCTGTACCTGGGGCTGCTGGCGGCGGTCCAGGCGGCCGCCCGCATCCTGGCCGCGCCGGTGGGCGGGGCGATGGCCGACCGGATGGACCGGCGGCGGCTGCTGCTGACCACCAACCTGGTCCTGATGGCCAGCGCGGCGCTCCTCGCGGCGCTGACGGCGGCGGGGACGATCCGGCTGTGGCAGATCCTGGCCCTGGCGGCGCTGAACTCCCTGGTCCAGGCGTTTGACATGCCGGCCCGCCACTCCCTGGTACCCCTCCTGGTGGAGGAGCGGGAGGTGCTGACGGCGGTGACCCTGAACTCGGTGGCCTTCAACGGGTCGGCCGTCTTCGGCCCCTCCCTGGGAGGCGTGGTCATCTCCGCGGTGGGGGAGGCCGGCTGCTTTGTCCTCAACGCCGTCTCCTTCCTGGCGGTCCTGGCGGCCGTGCGGGCGATGGCGTTTCCCCCGCACCCGGCGGCCGCCGGGCGGCTCGCCGACGACATGGCCGAGGGGGTGCGCCTCGTGCGCGAGCACCGCCGCCTGGCGGTCCTGCTGGCCGCGGTGGCCGTGGTGAGCTTCTTCGGCCGCCCCTACGTCCGCCTGATGCCGGCGTTCGCCCGGGAGCAGCTCCGCGTGGGCGCCACGGCCCTGGGCCTGCTGCAGGCGGCGCCGGGCGTGGGGACGGTGCTGGCGGCTCTCCTGGTGGGCCGGCTGGCCGCCGGAGGGACGGGCGCGCTGCTGGCCTCGGCCGCCCTGGCGTTCGGCTTTCTGGTGACGGTGTTCGGCCTGTGCTCCACGCTGCCGGCGGCCCTGGGCGTCCTGGTCCTGGTCGGCGCCGCTCAGGCCCTGGCGCTGTCGGCGGCCAACGCCCTGGTGCAGCTGGCCACCCCGCCCGAGGCCCGCGGGCGGATCATGGGCCTGTACAGCATGGTCGCGTTCGGCGGGTTCGCCCTGGGCAGCCTCCCGGTGGGGGCGCTGGCGTCGGCGATCGGGGTCGGTCCGGCGCTGTCGGCGGGAGGGGTGGCCGTGATGCTGGCCACGCTGGCGCTGGCGCCCCGACTGCGTGCACAATCCGCCCGATCTGCTCAATCCGCGCAATCTACGCGATCATCCGGGTTCTCAGATTGA
- a CDS encoding sodium-translocating pyrophosphatase gives MVTLVVGLVGLGYALASAAAIARQDPGTERMREIAEAIRTGALAFLAREYQVLAVFAAVVFALLWIFLGVRLAVCFLAGALLSVLAGNLGMRIATLANTRAAWAVRRDLNAGLVLAFRSGAVMGFAVVSLGLLGVLALLWIFRDPSAIFGFSFGASSVALFARVGGGIYTKAADVGADLVGKVEVGIPEDDPRNPAVIADNVGDNVGDVAGMGADLYESYVGSLIAAVALGSASGERALVVLPFALAAAGIVSSLLGTFGVRVRPGESAAAALMRGVVGATVLTALLGAGLVQVLVGRLGIFWAFVAGLGAGVVVGYVTEFFTSNAYGPTRGLALAAQTGSATNIIEGLALGMRSLAVPVVTIALAILLAYHFAGIYGIALAGVGMLSTLGITLATDSYGPVADNAAGIAEMAHLGSDVRQRAESLDAVGNTTAAMGKGFAIGSAALTALALLVSYAQVAGLRSVDLLSPVTVLGLFVGGAMPFVFSSFALSAVGRAAMQMVEEVRRQFREIPGLLAGQARPDYARAVDISTAAAIREMIAPGLLAVAVPVVVGLTLGREALAGVLTGSIVTGFMLAILMANAGGAWDNAKKYIEEGHLGGKGSDPHKASVVGDTVGDPFKDTAGPSLNILLKLMAIVSIVIAPLL, from the coding sequence ATGGTGACCCTGGTGGTGGGGCTGGTCGGGCTGGGCTATGCCCTGGCCTCGGCCGCCGCCATCGCCCGGCAGGATCCCGGGACCGAGCGCATGCGGGAGATCGCCGAAGCCATCCGGACCGGCGCCCTGGCGTTTCTGGCCCGGGAATACCAGGTCCTGGCGGTCTTTGCGGCCGTGGTCTTCGCCCTGCTGTGGATCTTCCTGGGCGTCCGGCTGGCCGTATGCTTCCTGGCGGGGGCGCTGCTGTCGGTCCTGGCCGGGAATCTGGGCATGCGCATCGCCACCCTGGCCAACACGCGGGCGGCGTGGGCCGTGCGCCGGGACCTCAACGCCGGGCTGGTCCTGGCCTTCCGGTCGGGCGCCGTGATGGGTTTTGCGGTGGTGTCCCTGGGCCTGCTGGGCGTGCTGGCCCTGCTGTGGATTTTCCGCGACCCGTCGGCCATCTTCGGCTTCTCCTTCGGCGCGTCGTCGGTGGCCCTGTTCGCCCGGGTGGGCGGAGGGATCTACACGAAGGCCGCCGACGTGGGCGCCGACCTGGTGGGCAAGGTGGAGGTCGGAATCCCCGAGGACGATCCCCGCAACCCGGCGGTGATCGCCGACAACGTGGGCGACAACGTGGGCGACGTGGCCGGCATGGGCGCAGACCTCTACGAGAGCTACGTGGGATCCCTCATCGCGGCGGTGGCCCTGGGGTCCGCGTCCGGCGAGCGGGCGCTGGTAGTCCTGCCTTTTGCCCTGGCGGCCGCGGGCATCGTCAGCAGCCTGCTGGGGACGTTCGGGGTGCGGGTCCGCCCCGGCGAGTCGGCGGCGGCGGCGCTGATGCGGGGCGTGGTGGGGGCGACGGTGCTGACGGCGCTCCTGGGGGCGGGTCTCGTCCAGGTCCTGGTGGGCCGGCTGGGGATCTTCTGGGCCTTCGTGGCCGGGCTGGGGGCGGGGGTGGTCGTCGGATACGTCACCGAGTTCTTCACCTCCAACGCCTACGGGCCCACCCGCGGGCTGGCGCTGGCGGCCCAGACGGGCTCGGCCACCAACATCATCGAGGGGCTGGCCCTGGGGATGCGCAGCCTCGCCGTCCCCGTGGTGACCATCGCCCTCGCCATCCTGCTCGCCTACCACTTTGCCGGCATCTACGGCATCGCCCTGGCGGGAGTGGGCATGCTGTCCACCCTGGGCATCACCCTGGCCACCGACTCCTACGGTCCCGTGGCCGACAACGCCGCCGGAATCGCCGAGATGGCCCACCTGGGCAGCGACGTGCGCCAGCGGGCGGAGTCCCTGGACGCGGTGGGGAACACCACGGCGGCCATGGGGAAGGGCTTTGCCATCGGGTCGGCGGCGCTGACCGCCCTGGCGCTGCTGGTCTCCTACGCCCAGGTGGCGGGCCTGCGGTCGGTGGATCTGCTGTCGCCGGTGACCGTCCTGGGGCTGTTCGTGGGCGGCGCGATGCCATTCGTGTTCAGCTCCTTCGCCCTGTCGGCAGTCGGCCGGGCGGCGATGCAGATGGTGGAGGAGGTCCGCCGCCAGTTCCGGGAGATCCCCGGCCTGCTGGCCGGCCAGGCCCGGCCCGACTACGCCCGGGCCGTGGACATCTCGACGGCCGCGGCGATCCGGGAGATGATCGCCCCCGGGCTGCTGGCGGTGGCGGTCCCGGTGGTGGTGGGACTCACCCTGGGCCGGGAGGCCCTGGCCGGGGTGCTGACGGGATCCATCGTCACCGGGTTCATGCTGGCCATCCTGATGGCCAACGCGGGCGGGGCCTGGGACAACGCCAAGAAGTACATCGAGGAGGGCCATCTGGGCGGCAAAGGCTCCGACCCCCACAAGGCGTCGGTGGTGGGGGACACGGTGGGCGACCCGTTCAAGGACACTGCCGGCCCGTCGCTGAACATCCTGCTGAAGTTGATGGCCATTGTGTCCATCGTCATCGCCCCGCTCCTCTGA
- the pth gene encoding aminoacyl-tRNA hydrolase: protein MTLVVGLGNPGRRYRGTRHNVGWEVLDRLARRLGVGVDREEGWALVGMGRVGRRRVLLAKPQTFVNLSGTAVDDLRRRHRIRPEEILVILDDLDLPLGRLRVRPRGSHGGHRGLRSILEALGTEDVPRLRIGIGRPPAGVDPADFVLTPFTPEERAVLEPVLERAAEAAEVVVRDGLEVAMTRFNAPVPV from the coding sequence ATGACGCTGGTTGTGGGGCTGGGCAATCCCGGCCGCCGCTACCGGGGGACCCGCCACAACGTGGGGTGGGAGGTGCTGGACCGGCTGGCCCGCCGCCTGGGTGTGGGTGTGGACAGGGAAGAGGGATGGGCGCTCGTGGGAATGGGCCGGGTGGGCCGGCGGCGGGTGCTGCTGGCCAAGCCTCAGACGTTTGTCAACCTCAGCGGGACGGCGGTGGACGACCTCCGGCGGCGACACCGCATCCGCCCGGAGGAGATCCTGGTGATCCTGGACGACCTGGATCTGCCCCTGGGGCGGCTGCGGGTGCGGCCCCGCGGCAGCCACGGCGGGCACCGGGGGCTGCGCTCGATCCTGGAGGCCCTGGGCACCGAAGACGTTCCCCGGTTGCGGATCGGCATCGGGCGGCCGCCGGCGGGCGTCGACCCGGCCGACTTCGTGCTCACGCCCTTCACGCCGGAGGAGCGTGCGGTGCTGGAGCCGGTCCTCGAGCGCGCCGCCGAGGCCGCCGAGGTGGTCGTGCGGGACGGGCTGGAGGTCGCCATGACCCGCTTCAACGCACCCGTGCCCGTCTGA
- a CDS encoding 50S ribosomal protein L25 yields MERVTLKARRREETGSNRVRRLRLAGLVPGVVYGRGREPMPVAVDGRALREALRTHAGLNVLIDLAVGNGEGQPATVMVKEIQRDVIRRDIIHVDFYAIDLTRTLEARVPLVFVGQPAGVAEGGVLDIHLREVVVECLPTAIPDQLEVDVSGLGVGDSIHVRDLRLPPGVTMVSAPDEAVASVVQPRVAEEAAPAAAEAPAAETPAAPAEARPAGDARTPEARPEKTRPERGPRAE; encoded by the coding sequence ATGGAGCGGGTGACGCTGAAGGCCAGGCGGCGGGAGGAGACGGGATCCAACAGGGTCCGCCGGCTGCGGCTGGCGGGTCTGGTGCCCGGCGTGGTCTACGGTCGGGGCCGGGAGCCGATGCCGGTGGCGGTGGACGGCCGGGCGCTGCGGGAGGCCCTGCGCACCCACGCGGGCCTGAACGTGCTCATCGACCTGGCGGTGGGTAACGGCGAGGGGCAGCCCGCCACCGTGATGGTCAAGGAGATCCAGAGGGACGTCATCCGGCGGGACATCATCCACGTGGACTTCTATGCCATCGACCTCACCCGGACCCTGGAGGCACGGGTCCCCCTGGTCTTTGTCGGGCAGCCGGCGGGCGTGGCCGAGGGCGGCGTGCTGGACATCCACCTGCGGGAGGTGGTGGTGGAGTGCCTGCCCACCGCGATCCCCGACCAGCTGGAGGTGGACGTCAGCGGCCTGGGTGTCGGTGACTCGATCCACGTGCGCGACCTCCGCCTGCCCCCCGGGGTCACGATGGTGAGCGCTCCCGACGAAGCCGTCGCGTCGGTGGTGCAGCCCAGGGTGGCCGAGGAGGCGGCGCCGGCCGCGGCGGAGGCGCCGGCCGCCGAAACCCCGGCGGCGCCCGCCGAGGCCCGTCCCGCGGGCGACGCCCGCACGCCGGAGGCCCGTCCCGAGAAGACCCGGCCGGAGCGCGGCCCGCGCGCCGAGTAG
- a CDS encoding dCMP deaminase family protein, translating to MRPGWDEYFMRMAVLASSRSTCLRRRVGAVVVKDRMVLSTGYNDTPRGLPNCGEGGCERCASEAPSGQGLDTCLCLHAEQNALLQAAYHGVAVAGATLYSTHQPCLTCAKMIVNVGIRRIVFAGDYPDPLARRLLEQAGVALDRVGAGVLPSGDPSAPRPS from the coding sequence ATGAGGCCGGGATGGGATGAGTACTTCATGCGCATGGCGGTCCTGGCGTCCTCGCGCTCCACGTGCCTGCGCCGGCGGGTGGGAGCCGTGGTGGTCAAGGACCGCATGGTGCTGTCCACGGGGTACAACGACACCCCCCGGGGACTGCCCAACTGCGGGGAGGGGGGCTGCGAGCGCTGCGCCTCCGAGGCCCCCTCGGGCCAGGGCCTGGACACCTGCCTGTGCCTCCATGCCGAGCAGAACGCCCTCCTGCAGGCCGCCTACCACGGTGTGGCGGTGGCCGGCGCCACGTTGTACTCCACCCACCAGCCCTGTCTGACATGCGCCAAGATGATCGTCAACGTCGGCATCCGCCGCATCGTCTTTGCCGGCGACTACCCCGACCCCCTGGCCCGTCGGCTGCTGGAGCAGGCCGGGGTGGCGCTGGACCGCGTCGGCGCCGGCGTCCTGCCCTCCGGCGATCCCTCTGCGCCGCGCCCGAGCTGA
- the upp gene encoding uracil phosphoribosyltransferase, with translation MASGKVYVFDHPLILHKLTILRDKRTGHKEFRELVEEMAMLMAYEVTRSHPTREVEVETPLARATGRSIAGQEIAVVPILRAGLAMEAGITRLIPTARVGHVGIYRDPETLQPVTYYAKLPADIAEREAMVVDPMLATGGSIVACIDTLKQRGCRTIKVMAIIAAPEGIRKVHGAHPDVEIYTAAVDSHLNDHGYIVPGLGDAGDRLYGTR, from the coding sequence ATGGCCAGCGGCAAGGTGTACGTGTTCGACCACCCGCTGATCCTGCACAAGCTGACCATCCTGCGGGACAAGCGCACGGGTCACAAGGAGTTCCGGGAGCTGGTGGAGGAGATGGCGATGCTCATGGCCTACGAGGTGACGCGGTCCCACCCGACCCGCGAGGTGGAGGTGGAGACGCCGCTCGCCCGGGCCACGGGGCGCAGCATCGCCGGCCAGGAGATCGCCGTGGTGCCCATCCTGCGGGCGGGGCTGGCCATGGAGGCCGGGATCACCCGGTTGATCCCCACCGCCCGGGTGGGGCACGTGGGCATCTACCGCGACCCCGAGACCCTGCAGCCGGTCACCTACTACGCCAAGCTGCCGGCCGACATCGCCGAGAGGGAGGCGATGGTGGTGGACCCGATGCTGGCCACGGGCGGATCCATCGTCGCCTGCATCGACACCCTCAAACAGCGCGGCTGCCGGACCATCAAGGTGATGGCCATCATCGCCGCCCCCGAAGGCATCCGCAAAGTGCACGGAGCGCATCCCGACGTGGAGATCTACACCGCGGCCGTGGACAGCCACCTCAACGACCACGGGTACATCGTGCCCGGGCTGGGAGACGCCGGGGACCGGCTGTACGGGACACGGTAG
- the rpiB gene encoding ribose 5-phosphate isomerase B, protein MKIAVASDHAGYRLKEEIKLLLREMGHEVRDFGTHSDDPVDYPDFVVPAAEAVSRGECDRGIVVGGSGNGEAIVANKVPGIRAALCHDTTTARLSRAHNDANVLALGQRITGSEVVRDIVRVWLQTPFEGGRHQRRLEKIAAVESRWSRAGVAAPPATRAAGRRRKTP, encoded by the coding sequence GTGAAGATCGCCGTCGCCAGCGACCACGCGGGCTACCGGCTCAAGGAGGAGATCAAGCTCCTCCTGCGGGAGATGGGGCATGAGGTGCGGGACTTCGGCACCCACTCCGATGACCCGGTGGACTACCCCGACTTCGTGGTGCCTGCGGCGGAGGCCGTCAGCCGCGGAGAGTGCGACCGGGGCATCGTGGTGGGCGGGTCCGGCAACGGCGAGGCCATCGTGGCCAACAAGGTGCCCGGCATCCGCGCGGCCCTCTGCCACGACACCACCACCGCGCGGCTGAGCCGGGCCCACAACGACGCCAACGTCCTGGCCCTCGGGCAGCGCATCACCGGCAGCGAGGTCGTCCGGGATATCGTCCGGGTGTGGCTCCAGACGCCCTTCGAAGGCGGCCGCCACCAGCGGCGCCTGGAGAAGATTGCCGCGGTGGAGAGCCGCTGGAGCCGTGCGGGGGTGGCGGCGCCGCCGGCGACGCGCGCCGCAGGCCGCCGGCGGAAGACCCCGTAG